The sequence below is a genomic window from Thiohalospira halophila DSM 15071.
GGTGAGCTCCCCCTCCCCCACGGTGAGCCCCAGATCCACATCCTCCGCCGTCAGCTCCCCTGTATAGTCGGGTGGGCTGCCATCGAGCGGGAGATCCAGCGCCAGGTCCAGGGTCATGGGACCCGTGGCCCGGGCACGGTCCAGCAGGGGCTCCGCCCCGGGCACCAGGGGCGAGCGGTGCAGATAGTCCAGGAAGGCGCCGGCCTCCCCCGACACGGGACTCTCCAGGGTGACCCGGGCATTGCGAAAATCCTCGATGGCGAAGCGGGCGCCGTCGAGCACCGCGCCGGTGGCGGTACGGCCGGTAGCCTTGCCGGAAAGCCCCCGACCGCGGATGGTAAGCCGCCCGTCGATCCTCTCCAGCCGGGGCCAGCCCGGGCCATAGGCGAGCTCGGCATCGGCCACCGCCAGGTCCGCAAAGAGCCGGCCCCGCCGGTCCCGTGGCCAGGGGAAGACCCCCTTCTCCACCCGACCGAAGAGGAGGATCCGGACATCCCGGGCGGTCCCGCCGACCACGCCGCGGTCCAGCCAGTCCACCAGCTTCGGCTTCATCTTCTCCACCGGCAGGTAGCGCGACAGGTGGGCCGCGTCGGCCCGGTCGGCCCCGACCTGGAGATCCACGAACACCGGCTCCCCCGGCCCGGGCCAGTGCAACCGCGCCTCCCCCCGAGCGGCGACGTGGGCGTTCTCCACCCGCCCCTCCCGGAACTGAAAGCGCCAGCCATCCCCGGCACGCTGCCAGTCCACGCGCACCGAGGCCGCATCCACCGGCCAGGGCTTGCGGGCAAAGACGGGGAAGGCGAGCTGCCCCGATCCCATGGCCAGCCGGGCGACGCCCCCGGCGGGATCGACCCAGACCTCCGCATCCAGGCCCGCAACCCCGGGCAGTTGTTCCACGGGCTGGTTCGTCCACCCGGCCAGTCGGGCGTGCAGGGACCAGCGCTCCTCGGCCACCGCCTGGGGCCGATAGCGAAGATGGAGCCGCTCCACCCGGCCGCGCGGCTCCGCCGCCGTCACCCGTCGCCGGACCTCCTTCGGGGCATCGGGCCAGCTCTGCAGGACCGCGGCCAGATCCCCCGCCGCCAGGCCCGCTGCGTCCACGGCCAGCCTGCCCCCCTCCGTGGCGGTAGCGCGCAGTCGCGCCGTCGATTCGCGCTCCCCCGTGCCGTGCAGATCCAGGCGGGGGATGGTGAGCCGCCAGCCGTCGGCGCGCCGCTCCCAGTCCAGGTCCACCTCCAGAGCGGCGAGGGGGAGCATCGCACCCTCCCGGCGAAGCTCGTCCAGGCGGATCTGGCCGTCCACCGCCACCGCTCGCCCCTGTCGCCAGCGGCTCCAGAGCATGGCGTCGGCGGTGCCCCCGACCCCGGCGGTATCGACGCCGGCATCGGCGAGGCCGTCCAGGGAGATTCCCTCGGCGCGCAGGAAGACCCGCCCTTCCCAGTCCCCCGGACGAGCGGCGACGCCGTAGAGGTCGGCGGCCAGGGAGAGACGACCGGCCGCCGGGCCGGGCAGGCTCAGCTGCCCCGCCAGCTGGTGGCGTCCGAAGCGGTTGGTGAGGGTCAGCTCGTCGGCGTGGAAACGGTGGGGGCGGCCATCGCCGTGCTGCCGGTCCACCCAGGTCAGGTCGCTGTCGCGCACGGTCAGCCGCGCCTGGCGGAAGAACCAGGGCAGCAGGGCCCCGTCGCCTTCGCCCCCCCCTTCCTCCGCCAGGGCCATGCCGGCGGCGCGCAGTCGCCCCTCCGAGTCACGAACCAGGCCGAGGTCGGCCCCCGAGAGGGTCAGCTCCCCCAGCACCGGCTGGCCGTCCCGGAGGCTGCGCAGGGGGCTCAGGGCGAGGTGGAGTTCGTCAAAGGTGGCCAGGGAGTCGCCGCCGGGGGTGTTCAGGCGGACTCCCTCCAGTACCAGGGTGGGCCGGACCCCGTCCACGGTAGCATCCATGGAGGCCACCTCCACCTGGAGCCCCAGGTAGTCGCCCACGGCGGCGGTGACGGCATCGCGATAGCCCTCGGCATTGTCCAGCACCAGGCGCGCACTGGTGATGATCACGGCCACGGCGATGATGAGGGTCGCCGCCACACCCCAGACGGCGTGCAGCAGGGCCCGGACGGTCCCGCCCAGCCAGCCGCCGCGCGGCGACTTCTTTCCGGCCCGGCCCTCTCCTTCGCTCACGCCACTCTCCTAGAGGAGCACCACGTCGAACTGCTCCTGGGTATAGAGGGCCTCCACCTGGAACCGCACCGAGCGGCCGATGAAGTCCTCCAGCTCGGCCACGCTGGCCGACTCCTCGTCCAGCATCCGGTCCACCACCTCCTGGGCGGCCAGGACCAGCAGCTCCCTGGTGTCGAACTGGCGCGCCGAGCGCAGGACCTCGCGGAAGATCTCGTAGCAGACGGTGGCCGTGGTCTTCACCGAGCCCCGTCCACCGCAGGTTGGACAGGGCTCGCAGAGGATCTGTTCCAGGCTCTCCCGGGTCCGCTTGCGGGTCATCTCCACCAGCCCCAGGGCGGAGACCTCGCAAATCCGCGCCCGGGCCCGGTCGCGCTCCAGGGCGCTCTCCAGCGCGCGCAGGACCTGGCGGCGATGCTCCTGGTCCCCCATGTCGATGAAGTCGAGGATGATGATCCCGCCGAGGTTGCGCAGCCGCAGCTGCCGGGCGATGGCCTGGGCCGCCTCCAGGTTGGTCTTGAAGATGGTCTCCTCGAGGTTGCGGTGGCCGACGTAGGCGCCGGTGTTCACGTCCACCGTGGTCATCGCCTCGGTCTGGTCGATGACGAGATAGCCCCCGGACTTGAGCTCGACCTTGCGCTCCAGCGCCTTCTGGATCTCCTCCTCCACACTGTAGAGGTCGAAGAGCGGCCGTTCCCCCGGGTAGTGTTCGATGAGTTCCACCATCTCCGGGACGAAGGTCTCGGCGAACTCCCGGATCCGCTGGTAGGTCTCCCGGGAATCCACCCGGACCCGCTCGTAGGGGGTCCCGGCCATGTCCCGGAGCACCTGGAGTGCCAGCGGCAGGTCCTCGTGCACCAGGCCCGGTGCCGTCGTCGCCGCC
It includes:
- a CDS encoding YhdP family phospholipid transporter, with amino-acid sequence MSEGEGRAGKKSPRGGWLGGTVRALLHAVWGVAATLIIAVAVIITSARLVLDNAEGYRDAVTAAVGDYLGLQVEVASMDATVDGVRPTLVLEGVRLNTPGGDSLATFDELHLALSPLRSLRDGQPVLGELTLSGADLGLVRDSEGRLRAAGMALAEEGGGEGDGALLPWFFRQARLTVRDSDLTWVDRQHGDGRPHRFHADELTLTNRFGRHQLAGQLSLPGPAAGRLSLAADLYGVAARPGDWEGRVFLRAEGISLDGLADAGVDTAGVGGTADAMLWSRWRQGRAVAVDGQIRLDELRREGAMLPLAALEVDLDWERRADGWRLTIPRLDLHGTGERESTARLRATATEGGRLAVDAAGLAAGDLAAVLQSWPDAPKEVRRRVTAAEPRGRVERLHLRYRPQAVAEERWSLHARLAGWTNQPVEQLPGVAGLDAEVWVDPAGGVARLAMGSGQLAFPVFARKPWPVDAASVRVDWQRAGDGWRFQFREGRVENAHVAARGEARLHWPGPGEPVFVDLQVGADRADAAHLSRYLPVEKMKPKLVDWLDRGVVGGTARDVRILLFGRVEKGVFPWPRDRRGRLFADLAVADAELAYGPGWPRLERIDGRLTIRGRGLSGKATGRTATGAVLDGARFAIEDFRNARVTLESPVSGEAGAFLDYLHRSPLVPGAEPLLDRARATGPMTLDLALDLPLDGSPPDYTGELTAEDVDLGLTVGEGELTWRGITGPITFTPRGLESPGLTGELLDGPAELAITSSGERGAIRSHVTAKGRAAVAPLEALWPAWPLERAAGRARWTLNATHDADGWRVHGHSPLRDVGLDLPHPLGKARGVARATEVRWEHADSEWRFLQAGGLAARARFGEGRGAVHFGAREVAPPLPQRGVRVTGALEGLDTAAWRARLPEFGERDGGGIQRLELDMERLHLAGGDGLPRGEPPEPGSGARGWPELEVAIGELRLGDMALGQVEVVAGPTATGWATRTLQLRGDDFRGDGVLAWERQSGRTGLELSLRSEDSGAFFGALGYRTIFADGELRSSFDLHWPGGPQDFHPATLEGQARTRIRDGRLVQVEAGAGRLLGLFSLQALPRRLTLDFSDLFSRGFSFDKLDSRVTLSGGIAAIDKMTLEAPSARIAVTGETDLVARELDQRILVVPGDGSTLALPSALLWGPQTGALVWLAERVLPIDDVTRYVYRVTGSWEDPEIRRLDEEEE
- the rng gene encoding ribonuclease G, which produces MSEELLINVTPHETRVAMVENGVLQEVRIERSTGRGLVGNIYKGKVVRVLPGMQSAFVEVGLARTAFLHASDVAVGEGEGRRNGNEQDIRALLREGQEILVQVVKDPIGGKGARLTTHLTIPSRYLVFLPGGHHVGISQKIEDAEERERLRAMVAAASEGEERGGYIVRTVAEGAGEAEVAADVTYLQRLWDSIHDRAAATTAPGLVHEDLPLALQVLRDMAGTPYERVRVDSRETYQRIREFAETFVPEMVELIEHYPGERPLFDLYSVEEEIQKALERKVELKSGGYLVIDQTEAMTTVDVNTGAYVGHRNLEETIFKTNLEAAQAIARQLRLRNLGGIIILDFIDMGDQEHRRQVLRALESALERDRARARICEVSALGLVEMTRKRTRESLEQILCEPCPTCGGRGSVKTTATVCYEIFREVLRSARQFDTRELLVLAAQEVVDRMLDEESASVAELEDFIGRSVRFQVEALYTQEQFDVVLL